A stretch of the Tannerella serpentiformis genome encodes the following:
- the metG gene encoding methionine--tRNA ligase encodes MEETKQDFKRTLITSALPYANGPVHIGHFAGVYLPADIYARYLRLCGRDVLFVGGSDEHGVPITLRAKKEGVTPQDIVDRYHALIKDTFERFGVSFDIYSRTSSEVHHRMASDFFRTLYDKGVFLEKESDQYYDEEAGQFLADRYITGTCPHCANEHAYGDQCERCGTSLSPTELINPRSAISGSAPVMRRTKHWYLPLDQYEPFLRQWILEEHKEWKPNVYGQCKSWLDMGLQPRAVSRDLDWGIPVPVEGAEGKVLYVWFDAPIGYISNTKELCDAQPERYGSWETWWKDPETRMVHFIGKDNIVFHCIVFPTMLRAEGSFILPDNVPANEFLNLEGDKISTSQNRAVWLNEYLDDLPGKQDVLRYVLTANAPETKDNDFTWKDFQARNNNELVAIFGNFVNRALVLTGKYFDGVVPECGEMDDYDRATLHEFESVKAELVRLLDTFHFRDAQREAMNLARIGNKYLADTEPWKRFATDPARVQTILHVALQITANLSIAFDPFLPFTTEKLRHMLAIDAPFAWDRLGDFHLLTAGHKLGKAELLFEKIDDEVIERQVQKLLDAKHANEVAEHRAAPIREAVAFDDFTRLDIRVGRVTECTKVPKADKLLQFKIDDGLGGRTIVSGIAKHYAPEELVGRQVCFVANLEPRRIKGITSEGMILSAEGADGRLAVISPEKEVEPGSAVK; translated from the coding sequence ATGGAAGAAACAAAACAAGATTTCAAACGCACCCTCATCACCTCCGCACTGCCCTACGCTAACGGGCCGGTGCATATCGGACACTTTGCCGGTGTCTACCTGCCTGCCGACATCTACGCGCGCTATCTGCGACTCTGCGGACGCGACGTCCTCTTCGTCGGTGGGTCGGATGAGCACGGCGTGCCCATCACCCTCCGCGCCAAGAAGGAGGGCGTCACCCCGCAAGACATCGTAGACCGCTACCACGCACTTATCAAGGACACCTTCGAGCGCTTCGGCGTCTCTTTCGACATCTACTCCCGCACCTCCTCTGAGGTGCACCATCGCATGGCCTCCGACTTCTTCCGTACGCTCTACGACAAGGGGGTCTTCTTAGAGAAGGAGAGTGATCAGTACTACGACGAGGAGGCTGGACAGTTCCTCGCCGACCGCTATATCACCGGCACTTGTCCCCATTGCGCCAACGAACACGCTTACGGCGACCAGTGCGAGCGTTGCGGCACGTCGCTCAGCCCCACGGAGCTGATTAATCCACGCTCAGCCATCAGCGGAAGTGCACCCGTGATGCGTCGCACGAAGCACTGGTACCTGCCGCTCGACCAGTACGAGCCTTTCCTCCGTCAGTGGATCCTCGAGGAGCACAAGGAGTGGAAGCCAAACGTCTACGGACAGTGCAAGAGCTGGCTCGATATGGGCTTGCAACCGCGCGCCGTCAGTCGTGATCTGGATTGGGGCATCCCTGTGCCTGTTGAGGGTGCCGAGGGCAAGGTGCTCTACGTCTGGTTTGATGCGCCGATCGGCTACATCAGTAACACGAAGGAACTGTGTGACGCGCAGCCTGAGCGCTACGGCAGCTGGGAGACATGGTGGAAGGATCCAGAGACGCGTATGGTGCACTTCATCGGTAAGGACAACATCGTCTTCCACTGCATCGTCTTCCCGACCATGCTCCGCGCCGAAGGGTCGTTCATCTTGCCGGACAATGTGCCGGCTAACGAGTTCCTGAACCTCGAGGGCGACAAGATCTCTACGTCGCAGAACCGTGCCGTATGGCTCAACGAGTATCTCGACGATCTGCCTGGCAAGCAAGATGTGCTCCGCTATGTGCTTACCGCCAACGCCCCCGAGACGAAGGACAACGACTTTACGTGGAAAGACTTCCAAGCCCGCAACAACAATGAATTGGTGGCCATCTTCGGCAACTTCGTCAACCGTGCACTCGTGCTGACGGGTAAATACTTCGACGGTGTCGTGCCCGAATGTGGCGAGATGGATGACTACGATCGTGCTACGCTCCATGAGTTCGAGTCCGTAAAGGCTGAGTTAGTGCGTCTGCTCGACACGTTCCATTTCCGCGATGCCCAGCGTGAGGCCATGAACTTGGCTCGCATCGGCAACAAGTACCTCGCGGACACTGAGCCGTGGAAGCGCTTCGCCACTGATCCCGCGCGGGTGCAGACGATCCTCCACGTCGCCCTGCAGATCACGGCCAACCTCTCCATCGCCTTCGATCCCTTCCTGCCCTTTACGACCGAGAAGCTCCGCCACATGCTGGCCATCGATGCGCCTTTTGCTTGGGATCGCCTGGGCGACTTCCATCTGCTCACCGCCGGCCACAAGCTCGGCAAGGCGGAGCTGCTCTTCGAGAAGATTGACGACGAGGTGATCGAGCGACAGGTGCAGAAGCTGCTCGACGCGAAGCATGCCAACGAGGTGGCCGAACATCGCGCTGCACCCATCCGCGAGGCCGTCGCCTTTGACGACTTTACGCGCCTCGACATCCGCGTCGGCCGCGTCACGGAGTGCACCAAGGTGCCCAAGGCCGACAAGCTGCTACAGTTTAAGATCGACGACGGGCTGGGTGGGCGCACCATCGTCTCCGGCATCGCCAAGCATTACGCTCCCGAGGAGCTTGTCGGGCGACAGGTCTGCTTTGTGGCCAACTTAGAGCCGCGGCGCATCAAAGGCATCACGTCCGAGGGCATGATCCTTTCGGCCGAGGGCGCCGACGGACGCCTCGCGGTCATTTCACCCGAAAAAGAGGTCGAACCCGGTAGCGCAGTCAAGTGA
- the yajC gene encoding preprotein translocase subunit YajC, whose product MNLLSVFLQTSGAPASGGAGYMNILFMVALVAIFYFMMLRPQQQRQKAIRKAREAMKVGDKVVTSGGIHGKIKELGEQTMLIEVADGVRIRIDKNAIFANSEDVPQQQK is encoded by the coding sequence ATGAACCTACTCAGCGTATTTCTCCAGACGTCCGGAGCACCCGCAAGCGGCGGTGCCGGTTACATGAACATCCTTTTCATGGTCGCCCTCGTGGCTATCTTCTACTTTATGATGTTGCGCCCCCAGCAGCAGCGACAGAAAGCCATCCGCAAGGCTCGCGAGGCCATGAAGGTGGGCGATAAGGTCGTCACCTCGGGCGGCATACACGGCAAGATCAAGGAGCTCGGTGAGCAAACGATGCTTATCGAAGTGGCCGACGGTGTCCGTATTCGCATAGACAAGAACGCCATCTTCGCCAACTCCGAAGACGTGCCACAACAGCAGAAATAG
- a CDS encoding BACON domain-containing protein: MKTKFRISILLITLLGLMSATSDSWAQKSHAHEVTFTPEKLIVPAEGGTFKIQMKALGYFWNCSAPPSWVTYLEPRSNDKDYLGEHDITITFMPNIGPTRSHTLYFKTEYAYAGGPGDVDTSKYVITQLSGEFVAPTVANKALTLSATEDAITVTWHAAKDNKTQANYLTYRVYVADKPSLLTDLSFDSDLPAAHDQNGSNPSQAGTFTTTIEKYTDGQQLIETLEPGTTYYVIVAVYDEDENVTEYTMGQVKTATPATPFVKLSEQKIVMDASGGKHTLTVTSNYGWNSDVSPNEALKRNGGWFTNTGVSAIGGNGIASDDDYSFTVEPNISSDDRKLTVTLSSTRDPSITTTLTITQKGTKPTEVKVSSLLMNLPRVTVNGDRSRFNLNATVYPADATDKRLQWSSSDESVATVHASSASASRLKSGVTIGTAVEVRIHKKGKAVITAQALDGSGKSASCEVDVLSTISNATVATPARIYAANGTLRISLPTASRVEIYTLLGQCFHSFTAPAGETSLTLPAGLYIVRAGESVRKISIN; the protein is encoded by the coding sequence ATGAAAACAAAATTCCGCATTTCAATCCTCCTCATCACCCTCTTGGGGCTGATGAGCGCCACAAGCGACAGCTGGGCACAAAAATCACACGCACACGAGGTGACGTTCACGCCCGAGAAGCTCATTGTCCCGGCCGAAGGCGGCACCTTCAAGATTCAGATGAAGGCCTTAGGTTATTTCTGGAATTGCTCCGCCCCACCCTCTTGGGTGACGTATCTGGAGCCGCGAAGCAATGATAAGGACTATCTGGGCGAGCACGACATCACCATCACCTTCATGCCCAATATCGGCCCTACACGTAGTCACACGCTCTACTTCAAGACCGAATACGCGTATGCCGGCGGCCCCGGCGACGTAGACACCTCCAAGTACGTCATCACGCAGCTCTCCGGGGAATTCGTCGCACCCACCGTGGCCAACAAGGCGCTCACCCTATCGGCCACCGAAGACGCGATCACCGTCACCTGGCACGCCGCGAAGGACAACAAGACCCAGGCAAACTACCTGACGTATCGTGTCTACGTGGCCGACAAACCCTCGCTGCTGACCGACCTTTCCTTTGACAGCGATCTCCCCGCGGCGCACGACCAAAATGGGTCGAATCCCTCCCAAGCGGGCACTTTCACAACCACCATAGAGAAGTACACCGACGGCCAGCAGCTCATCGAGACGCTCGAACCGGGCACGACGTATTACGTCATCGTGGCCGTGTACGACGAGGATGAGAACGTCACCGAGTACACCATGGGGCAGGTGAAGACCGCCACCCCCGCCACCCCCTTCGTCAAGCTCTCCGAGCAGAAGATCGTTATGGACGCCAGCGGCGGCAAGCATACGCTCACCGTGACCAGCAACTACGGCTGGAACAGCGACGTCTCCCCCAACGAGGCGCTCAAACGAAACGGAGGCTGGTTCACCAATACCGGCGTATCAGCCATCGGTGGCAACGGCATAGCGTCGGATGATGACTACTCCTTCACTGTCGAGCCGAACATAAGCTCGGACGATCGCAAGCTCACCGTCACCTTATCGTCCACCAGAGACCCCTCCATCACCACCACACTCACCATCACGCAGAAGGGCACTAAGCCCACCGAGGTCAAGGTCAGCTCGCTGCTGATGAACCTGCCCCGCGTAACGGTCAATGGCGATCGCAGCCGCTTCAACCTCAACGCCACCGTCTATCCCGCCGACGCTACCGACAAGCGCCTGCAATGGTCGAGCAGCGACGAGAGCGTGGCTACGGTGCACGCCTCTTCAGCCTCCGCCTCACGCCTCAAGTCGGGCGTCACGATAGGGACTGCCGTAGAGGTACGCATCCATAAGAAGGGTAAGGCCGTGATCACCGCCCAGGCCCTGGACGGCAGTGGCAAGTCGGCCTCGTGCGAGGTGGACGTCCTCTCCACCATCAGCAACGCCACCGTAGCCACCCCCGCACGTATCTATGCCGCTAACGGCACACTCCGCATCAGTCTGCCGACAGCCTCCCGCGTAGAGATCTACACCCTGCTCGGCCAATGCTTCCACAGCTTCACCGCTCCCGCCGGCGAGACCTCCCTCACGCTCCCCGCCGGACTCTATATCGTCCGCGCTGGTGAATCCGTACGGAAGATCAGCATCAATTAA
- a CDS encoding Ig-like domain-containing protein — protein sequence MRRFISMMMMAIVAVTCVTCLASCKDDPVPEPIPQPQPQPQPQPNPNPQPTPNPNPNPNPGGEAKSIKLDRTELTLKVGERASIKAEVEPANAAVKLVSWKSSDESVATVTDGGEVVGKSAGKATLTASCGSARATCQVTVKKEQQALAPIQVQMTGSINHTQYTAGQSATITFNRFPASVEEFKQVREQIGREPQGAIALQVMAHEMFRRDREIGRACIELNSTGTEGRKAMERLKELYRAGDSYARPYLMAAFLKGARPDNGYNPTKPYTIEITADPGHKYDSTKDYTFQAPIVYLRIKTQGRSQGFEIISVVKTFKPDEPSNGTYFIVNNCPGLYVQVAPISYEHKFLGLD from the coding sequence ATGAGACGATTTATTTCAATGATGATGATGGCCATCGTGGCCGTCACATGCGTAACCTGCCTCGCGAGTTGCAAAGACGATCCCGTTCCGGAACCCATTCCGCAGCCGCAACCCCAGCCACAGCCGCAACCGAACCCCAATCCGCAGCCGACGCCCAACCCGAATCCGAACCCCAACCCGGGCGGCGAGGCGAAGTCGATCAAGCTGGACCGGACGGAGCTTACGCTCAAGGTCGGCGAGCGGGCCTCGATCAAGGCCGAGGTAGAGCCTGCCAACGCTGCGGTCAAGCTCGTGAGCTGGAAGAGCAGCGACGAAAGTGTAGCCACGGTGACGGACGGTGGCGAGGTGGTGGGCAAGAGCGCCGGTAAGGCGACGCTCACGGCCAGCTGCGGCAGTGCAAGAGCAACCTGTCAGGTGACGGTCAAGAAGGAGCAGCAAGCGCTCGCACCGATCCAGGTGCAGATGACCGGCTCGATCAACCACACGCAGTACACCGCTGGCCAGTCGGCCACGATCACCTTCAACCGCTTCCCCGCTTCGGTCGAGGAGTTCAAGCAGGTGCGTGAGCAGATCGGACGTGAACCGCAAGGCGCCATCGCCCTGCAAGTCATGGCCCATGAGATGTTCCGCCGCGACCGAGAGATAGGCCGCGCGTGTATCGAGCTGAACAGCACCGGGACGGAAGGGCGAAAAGCTATGGAGCGGCTCAAGGAACTTTACCGCGCCGGCGACTCCTACGCCCGTCCGTACCTGATGGCAGCCTTCCTGAAGGGTGCCCGTCCCGACAACGGCTACAATCCCACGAAGCCTTACACGATAGAGATCACGGCAGACCCGGGGCACAAGTACGACAGCACGAAGGACTACACGTTCCAGGCCCCGATCGTGTACTTACGCATCAAGACCCAAGGCCGTTCGCAGGGCTTCGAGATCATCTCCGTGGTCAAGACCTTTAAGCCGGACGAACCGAGCAACGGCACGTATTTCATTGTAAACAACTGCCCGGGCCTGTACGTGCAGGTGGCGCCGATCTCGTACGAGCATAAGTTCTTGGGCCTCGATTGA
- a CDS encoding CdaR family protein produces MSEHGNASPLPTKASRVKAFFRRIGWRDVLVFMCFVLASLCLWFLQALQDDYEINIALPVRYKNIPANMVPAADSPTEVVAKVRDKGTVLLNYLWTGSFSPLEIDVRTLPREASSEELTVTRRILEAGILKHLASSTRLLSFEPSTIRVTYTELGNREIAVEADLTVETEVGFQLSDRVTITPAKVRVYADRAKLDSLRAVRTVPIRLTGLSRTKTLTARLAEIAGVRFEPQSVKVTIPVEEFTEKRLTLHIRCDSVPAGYALRMFPNTAEAVCNVPLSHFKELCEDRLDILIPFREFEAHREEGKITLRLTKKPDWLTDYDLNPDAIEFILEEQ; encoded by the coding sequence ATGTCAGAACACGGGAACGCCTCTCCGCTACCGACCAAAGCCTCGCGGGTCAAAGCCTTCTTCCGGCGCATAGGATGGCGCGATGTGCTTGTCTTTATGTGCTTCGTCCTGGCTTCGCTCTGCCTCTGGTTTCTGCAAGCCTTGCAGGATGATTATGAGATCAACATCGCTCTGCCGGTGAGATACAAGAACATCCCGGCCAACATGGTGCCCGCTGCTGACAGTCCGACGGAGGTTGTGGCTAAGGTGAGGGACAAAGGGACGGTGCTGCTCAACTACCTCTGGACGGGCTCCTTCTCGCCGCTTGAGATAGACGTCCGTACGTTGCCCCGCGAAGCGAGCAGCGAAGAGCTGACCGTTACGCGGCGCATCCTTGAGGCGGGCATTCTGAAGCATCTGGCCTCGTCCACCCGCCTGCTCAGCTTCGAGCCGAGCACCATCCGCGTCACTTACACCGAGCTTGGCAACCGGGAGATCGCTGTCGAGGCCGACCTCACGGTCGAGACCGAAGTCGGTTTCCAGCTCTCAGATCGGGTTACGATCACGCCAGCCAAAGTGCGCGTCTATGCCGACCGCGCGAAGCTGGATAGCCTTCGGGCTGTACGTACCGTCCCCATCCGCCTGACAGGCTTGAGCCGCACCAAGACGCTGACGGCACGCCTGGCCGAGATCGCTGGCGTACGCTTCGAACCACAGTCGGTCAAGGTGACCATCCCCGTGGAGGAGTTTACGGAGAAGCGCCTTACGCTTCATATCCGTTGCGACAGTGTTCCCGCGGGCTATGCCCTGCGCATGTTCCCCAACACCGCCGAGGCCGTCTGCAACGTACCCCTCTCGCACTTCAAGGAGCTATGCGAGGACCGTCTGGACATCCTCATCCCCTTCCGCGAGTTTGAGGCCCACCGTGAGGAGGGAAAGATCACGCTCCGCCTGACCAAAAAGCCCGATTGGCTCACGGATTACGATCTGAATCCGGACGCGATCGAGTTCATCCTCGAGGAGCAGTAA
- a CDS encoding tetratricopeptide repeat protein, with protein sequence MKKILHRAGIGLFLTLTPLLAVAQSDADVELLTGEFEAARPGAKRAEAANRLAAVLTREKALSNTYHFTRNTTEDSLRWVLYSGLAQYYYDQALFRKCIRSAQLAIPPTCALKDTAGWFALLTMQTEAYVRTGDFDGARQSIRTCLEVAEKQGSPERLAAAYNNMGALYHHMRDDSFSIVMYRKGLETLRRIPASESLPMRAELLRNLGGAYGEMNRPKEAMQILREALAISEQLGDTMGIATAQSSMGLAAMAAGDWTQAEQYFSQALDGVRRLQHPVGMIYCLGYLGQVKQKQGLIAEAAAYYRQADEMAREMNFTEMEMKACEQLYALYRTSNPALALEYLERNKALGDSLYRMDAETQMKAFQVEYETAEKEHRIAIQNEELKQRYLQLWLLVVGIVACLVVLYFVNRYRRLVRRRNRELRAINATKDKLFSVISHDLKSPAVAQKMAMEEILANLEDYDSETLSRYLGLFYRASEAQVDLLHNLLNWAHTQTDRITYEPSRFDLRDVMRDAMGLYIMSAENKEITLRTDFSDEPCTVRADRQMVHTVLRNLVNNALKFSESGSEIRLVVRRSGSTVSAFVCDSGQGMTDAQIQSILHTDNLVTTRGTRGEKGSGLGLNICRELLVRNHSKLILRSRPGQGTEAGFEMGYVNE encoded by the coding sequence ATGAAGAAGATCTTACACCGTGCCGGTATCGGCCTATTCCTAACCCTGACACCACTCTTGGCCGTGGCGCAGAGCGACGCGGATGTGGAGCTCCTCACCGGTGAGTTTGAGGCGGCCCGCCCCGGAGCCAAACGCGCCGAGGCTGCCAATCGCCTGGCAGCCGTCTTGACCCGCGAAAAGGCGCTGTCGAACACGTATCATTTCACCCGCAACACGACGGAGGACAGCCTTCGATGGGTTCTCTATAGTGGCCTCGCACAGTACTATTACGACCAAGCGCTCTTCCGTAAGTGCATCCGCAGCGCGCAGCTGGCCATCCCGCCCACATGCGCCTTGAAGGACACTGCCGGCTGGTTTGCCCTTTTGACCATGCAGACGGAGGCCTACGTCCGCACGGGCGACTTTGACGGCGCCCGGCAGAGCATCCGCACCTGCCTCGAGGTGGCCGAGAAGCAAGGCAGTCCGGAACGTTTGGCCGCGGCCTACAATAACATGGGCGCGCTCTATCACCACATGCGCGACGACTCCTTTTCCATCGTCATGTACCGCAAGGGGCTCGAGACACTCCGCCGAATACCGGCGTCGGAGTCTCTGCCCATGCGTGCCGAACTGCTCCGTAACCTTGGCGGCGCCTACGGCGAGATGAACCGCCCGAAGGAGGCCATGCAAATCCTCCGCGAGGCGCTCGCTATCAGCGAACAGCTCGGCGACACGATGGGCATCGCCACCGCCCAGTCGTCTATGGGTCTGGCCGCTATGGCTGCCGGCGACTGGACGCAGGCCGAGCAGTATTTCTCTCAGGCGCTCGACGGTGTTCGGCGCCTCCAGCACCCCGTGGGCATGATCTATTGCCTCGGCTACCTGGGGCAGGTCAAGCAAAAACAAGGACTCATCGCTGAGGCGGCAGCCTATTACCGTCAGGCAGACGAGATGGCTCGCGAGATGAACTTTACGGAAATGGAGATGAAGGCTTGCGAGCAGCTCTATGCGCTTTATCGCACCTCGAACCCGGCTCTCGCGTTGGAATATCTGGAGCGCAATAAGGCACTGGGCGATTCACTCTATCGGATGGACGCCGAGACGCAGATGAAGGCCTTCCAGGTGGAGTATGAGACGGCCGAAAAGGAGCATCGCATCGCTATCCAAAACGAGGAGCTGAAACAGCGCTACCTGCAACTGTGGCTCCTGGTCGTCGGCATCGTGGCCTGCCTTGTGGTGCTCTACTTCGTCAACCGCTACCGCCGACTCGTTCGTCGGCGCAACCGTGAGCTGCGCGCCATCAATGCGACGAAAGACAAGCTCTTCTCTGTCATCTCGCACGACCTCAAGTCGCCCGCTGTGGCGCAGAAGATGGCTATGGAGGAGATCCTGGCTAACCTTGAGGATTACGATTCGGAGACCCTCTCGCGCTACCTTGGTCTCTTCTATCGCGCCTCTGAAGCGCAGGTTGATCTGCTGCATAACCTGCTCAACTGGGCCCACACGCAGACCGATCGCATCACTTACGAGCCCTCTCGCTTTGACCTCCGCGACGTCATGCGTGACGCGATGGGCCTCTACATCATGTCGGCCGAAAACAAGGAGATTACGCTCCGGACCGACTTCTCCGACGAGCCGTGCACCGTCCGGGCCGATCGCCAAATGGTCCACACCGTCCTGCGTAACCTGGTGAACAATGCGCTCAAGTTCTCCGAATCCGGCAGCGAGATACGCCTCGTCGTTAGGCGCAGCGGCTCGACCGTCTCCGCCTTCGTCTGCGACAGCGGCCAAGGCATGACCGACGCGCAGATCCAATCTATCCTCCACACGGACAACCTCGTCACGACACGTGGCACACGCGGCGAGAAGGGTAGCGGGCTTGGCCTGAACATCTGTCGCGAGCTCCTCGTCCGTAACCACAGCAAGCTCATCCTCCGCAGTCGCCCTGGCCAAGGCACCGAGGCCGGATTCGAGATGGGCTATGTCAATGAATGA
- a CDS encoding DegT/DnrJ/EryC1/StrS family aminotransferase translates to METIQMVDLKRRYARLKSEIDKATTDVMAAGSFIGGPEVDTFTRELGQYLNAPHIIPCANGTDALELALRALGVQPGDEVIMPAFTYIAAAEMVALLGATPVLIDVRPDTYNIDPALVEQAVSRQTKAIVVVHLFGQTCDMDPILRVAKKYKLGVIEDNAQSLGADYISSDGRTRKAGTIAHIGTTSFFPTKPLACYGDGGAVFTADSQLAERIRCLANHGQAAKYDHRAIGRNSRLDALQAAILRVNLRHMDDDISRRRAVADRYDEGLRALPWLRLPARSKFSTHVFHQYTFRVSDGRRDALREALRSQGIPSMVYYPKAIHEQEAYKWVARTCGSMAESVRLAHDVLSLPIHAEMKDEEVTHIADRVKAFFQK, encoded by the coding sequence ATGGAAACGATTCAAATGGTAGACCTCAAGCGGCGTTACGCCCGCCTGAAGTCTGAAATCGATAAGGCCACGACCGACGTCATGGCTGCGGGCAGCTTCATCGGTGGCCCGGAGGTGGATACTTTCACCCGCGAATTGGGGCAGTATCTCAACGCCCCGCACATCATCCCCTGCGCCAATGGCACCGACGCCCTCGAGCTGGCTCTCCGTGCCCTCGGCGTGCAGCCGGGCGACGAGGTCATCATGCCCGCCTTTACTTACATCGCCGCTGCTGAGATGGTGGCCCTGCTGGGCGCCACGCCCGTGCTCATCGATGTGCGTCCGGACACGTACAACATCGACCCGGCACTCGTCGAGCAGGCCGTGTCACGGCAGACGAAGGCCATCGTCGTCGTTCACCTCTTTGGCCAGACGTGCGACATGGACCCGATCCTGCGCGTGGCCAAGAAGTATAAGCTCGGAGTCATCGAGGACAACGCCCAGTCGCTCGGTGCCGACTATATCTCGTCCGACGGCCGCACGCGCAAGGCAGGCACTATCGCCCACATCGGCACGACGTCCTTCTTCCCCACCAAGCCGCTGGCCTGCTATGGCGACGGGGGCGCTGTCTTCACCGCCGACAGCCAGCTGGCTGAGCGTATCCGCTGTCTGGCCAACCACGGTCAGGCGGCCAAGTACGACCACCGCGCCATCGGTCGCAACTCCCGCCTCGACGCCCTGCAAGCCGCCATCCTGCGCGTCAATCTGCGCCACATGGACGACGACATCAGCCGCCGCCGCGCCGTGGCCGACCGTTACGACGAGGGTCTCCGCGCGTTGCCTTGGCTGCGCCTCCCCGCCCGGTCGAAGTTCTCCACGCACGTCTTTCACCAGTACACCTTCCGCGTCTCCGACGGCCGCCGCGACGCCCTCCGCGAAGCCTTGCGTTCGCAGGGCATCCCCTCGATGGTCTACTACCCCAAAGCCATCCACGAGCAAGAAGCCTACAAGTGGGTCGCCCGGACCTGCGGCAGCATGGCCGAATCCGTCCGCCTCGCCCACGACGTTCTCTCGCTGCCCATCCATGCCGAGATGAAAGACGAAGAAGTGACCCATATCGCCGATCGCGTCAAGGCCTTCTTCCAGAAATAG
- the nusB gene encoding transcription antitermination factor NusB, whose translation MINRVLIRIKVLQILFAYQQNGSNDLKLAENELLLSLRRSYDLYYYFLLLIVEVTHLQERRLDMRRNRYRPAEEDLRPNTRLVDNRFARQIEANLALQAYVKEHGISWANETDFVKSVLDLILGSEIYAQYLGAKTDSYEVDRDFWRAVFRRLICGNESLEDALEDISIYWNDDIEIIETFVIKTIKYSTAADGPDRPLLPMFKDAEDRDYAIRLLHLTMLRGQEYLARIDRHLKNWESDRVASMDRLIMQMAVAELINFPTIPVNVTLNEYIDAAKYYSTPKSSTFINGILDAVVQDLKEENKLVKVPLAKGARKDTDDDDDDE comes from the coding sequence ATGATTAACAGGGTCCTAATCCGCATCAAAGTGCTCCAGATCTTGTTCGCTTATCAGCAGAACGGGAGCAACGACCTGAAGCTGGCAGAAAACGAACTGCTGCTGAGTCTGCGCCGGTCGTACGACTTATACTACTACTTCCTACTCCTCATCGTTGAGGTCACGCACCTCCAAGAGCGACGGCTCGATATGCGTCGCAATCGCTATCGCCCCGCCGAGGAAGATCTGCGCCCCAACACGCGTCTGGTCGACAATCGCTTCGCCCGTCAGATCGAGGCCAACCTGGCGCTGCAGGCTTACGTCAAGGAGCATGGCATCTCGTGGGCCAATGAGACGGACTTCGTCAAGAGTGTCCTCGACCTCATCCTCGGCTCCGAGATCTACGCCCAGTATCTGGGGGCCAAGACGGACTCTTACGAGGTGGATCGTGACTTCTGGCGTGCCGTCTTCCGCCGCCTCATCTGCGGCAACGAGTCGCTCGAGGACGCCCTGGAGGACATCAGTATCTACTGGAACGACGACATCGAGATCATCGAGACGTTCGTCATCAAAACCATCAAATACTCCACCGCCGCCGATGGCCCCGACCGACCCCTGCTGCCGATGTTCAAGGACGCCGAGGACCGCGACTATGCCATCCGTCTGCTTCACCTCACCATGCTGCGCGGTCAGGAATATCTCGCCCGCATCGACCGCCATCTCAAGAATTGGGAGTCGGATCGTGTGGCCAGTATGGACCGCCTCATCATGCAGATGGCCGTGGCTGAGTTGATCAACTTCCCCACCATCCCCGTCAATGTGACCCTCAACGAATACATCGACGCGGCCAAGTATTACAGCACGCCCAAGAGCAGCACCTTCATCAATGGCATCCTCGACGCCGTCGTTCAGGATCTGAAGGAGGAGAACAAGCTCGTCAAGGTGCCCCTGGCCAAGGGTGCGCGTAAGGACACTGACGACGACGATGACGACGAATAG